Proteins encoded within one genomic window of Gracilimonas sp.:
- a CDS encoding RagB/SusD family nutrient uptake outer membrane protein, with product MKTRRLFIPIVLALFVSLSACDDSLLDYENPNAPTNTAFWETPEDAELGINAVYHQLLQPGTYSRWIFFRYDLSSDEGFSGSPWTELADWTRFNYVNYNFWEGNAIHWRDHYKGIFRANQVLANVPDIEFDNTTRKNQILGEARFLRALYYFNLAILYEDVPIVLEPSSPDDKPEQKPLEEVWGQIVTDLEFAMNNLPPTWSADNVGRATKGAAHALLGKVYMQQQEWDLAQDAMEWLVEGPGAANYGLVDNYEDNFRHTTENNIESVFEVQFSDENRGGKGDGSNSSLSNERPQFFAPRGIGWSDGQSNKWIIDEYKTENNLDGGFDTRLKWSIYYQEMGNDFANNNLVYGRPWDVGAWGNDAFIRKYSSSYFRDFEDYFSPNNFRVIRYADVLLSYAEIINELQGPAQAVQYLNRVRQRPSTNLAPLETSVHSAAMNSRDAFRERLKIERSLELNHEGVRFMDLKRWGMFDSQTTVDELAQRDPSFNNFVVGKHHRLPIPQSEVENNPNLDQHPEY from the coding sequence ATGAAAACAAGAAGATTATTTATACCGATAGTACTTGCTTTATTCGTATCGCTGAGTGCATGTGATGACAGTTTGCTAGATTACGAAAATCCAAATGCACCTACGAATACGGCATTTTGGGAGACTCCGGAGGATGCTGAGTTAGGAATTAATGCTGTTTACCATCAATTACTTCAACCGGGAACTTACTCACGTTGGATATTCTTTCGATATGACCTTTCATCTGATGAAGGATTCAGCGGAAGTCCATGGACGGAATTAGCTGATTGGACTCGTTTCAATTATGTGAATTATAACTTCTGGGAAGGAAACGCAATTCACTGGAGAGATCACTATAAAGGTATCTTTAGAGCAAATCAGGTATTGGCAAACGTACCGGATATTGAATTCGATAATACGACCCGGAAAAATCAGATTTTAGGAGAAGCAAGGTTCTTACGGGCTCTCTATTATTTTAATTTGGCCATTCTTTATGAAGATGTTCCGATAGTATTGGAGCCTTCAAGTCCGGATGACAAACCTGAACAAAAACCTTTAGAGGAAGTTTGGGGGCAAATCGTTACTGATTTGGAGTTTGCTATGAATAATCTTCCACCAACCTGGTCTGCAGATAATGTAGGGCGTGCAACCAAAGGGGCAGCTCACGCATTGCTAGGAAAGGTTTATATGCAGCAGCAAGAGTGGGATTTAGCTCAGGATGCAATGGAGTGGTTGGTAGAAGGCCCTGGAGCCGCTAATTATGGCCTTGTAGATAATTATGAGGATAATTTCAGGCACACCACGGAAAACAACATAGAGTCAGTATTTGAGGTTCAATTTTCTGACGAAAACCGTGGCGGCAAAGGCGATGGTAGTAATTCAAGTTTATCAAATGAACGCCCGCAATTTTTTGCGCCCAGAGGAATAGGATGGTCTGATGGCCAAAGCAACAAGTGGATCATTGATGAATATAAAACGGAGAATAATCTGGATGGCGGATTTGATACTCGATTAAAATGGAGTATTTATTACCAAGAGATGGGTAATGATTTCGCTAATAATAATTTGGTTTATGGCCGTCCATGGGATGTAGGAGCATGGGGTAATGACGCCTTTATACGTAAATATTCTTCATCTTATTTCCGGGATTTCGAAGACTACTTCTCCCCTAACAACTTCCGGGTGATTCGATATGCTGATGTTCTGCTAAGTTATGCCGAGATCATTAACGAATTGCAAGGGCCCGCACAAGCTGTCCAATATTTGAACAGAGTTCGCCAACGTCCATCAACTAATCTGGCTCCACTTGAAACCAGTGTGCATTCAGCAGCCATGAATTCTCGCGATGCATTCAGAGAGCGTTTGAAAATTGAGCGTTCACTTGAATTGAACCATGAAGGCGTTCGTTTTATGGACTTGAAGAGATGGGGGATGTTTGACAGTCAAACAACCGTTGATGAACTTGCTCAACGCGACCCAAGCTTTAACAACTTTGTAGTTGGCAAACATCATCGTCTTCCCATTCCTCAAAGTGAAGTAGAGAATAATCCAAATCTGGATCAACACCCCGAGTACTAA
- a CDS encoding LacI family DNA-binding transcriptional regulator, giving the protein MSSNVTLKQIAEALGVSAMTVSRVINNKANVDEKTRKRVLEKAKSMGYTPNHVAKSLVSKKTHTIGVVIPEIHHVFFSEVVSGIEAVVYENDYQLFLTNSAENAEREKNVIEALRSKRVDGILISCAENSEDLGYYKRLIKSGLNLVFFDRCVENIGASCVSVNDETSSYQITEHLINHGYTSIAHLSGPKNLSVGRERLRGYKRALEENHLPVKDEWIVESGFREEGGYKAMNSIFALPKSEWPRAVVALNDPAAFGAMKAIEEQGLSIPDDIAIVGFSDDVRAELMSCPLTTVQQPAFMLGKKAAEKLIKSIESDDEPIENIELHTNLKIRSSCGSHENT; this is encoded by the coding sequence TTGAGTTCTAATGTAACATTGAAGCAGATTGCTGAAGCCCTCGGTGTTTCTGCAATGACCGTATCGAGGGTTATAAATAATAAAGCCAATGTTGATGAAAAGACCAGGAAGCGGGTACTTGAGAAGGCGAAGAGCATGGGATATACTCCCAATCATGTGGCTAAAAGTCTGGTGTCAAAAAAAACTCATACCATCGGGGTTGTCATCCCTGAAATTCACCATGTATTCTTTTCAGAAGTAGTAAGTGGAATCGAAGCGGTGGTGTACGAAAACGATTATCAGCTTTTTTTAACAAACTCAGCTGAAAATGCCGAAAGAGAAAAAAATGTGATAGAGGCCCTTCGATCCAAGAGGGTTGATGGTATTCTAATATCCTGTGCGGAGAACTCAGAAGACTTGGGCTACTATAAACGGTTGATCAAATCCGGACTAAACTTAGTATTTTTTGATCGGTGTGTGGAAAATATTGGGGCGAGTTGCGTGAGTGTTAATGATGAAACAAGTTCATATCAGATTACAGAACATCTGATAAACCATGGTTACACCTCAATAGCTCATTTAAGCGGGCCAAAAAACCTGTCAGTGGGTCGGGAGCGTTTAAGGGGATATAAGAGGGCTTTGGAGGAAAATCACCTTCCCGTCAAAGATGAGTGGATAGTAGAAAGTGGTTTTCGTGAAGAAGGAGGATATAAAGCTATGAACTCTATTTTTGCCTTACCAAAAAGTGAGTGGCCCAGAGCCGTTGTTGCTTTAAATGATCCGGCCGCTTTTGGAGCAATGAAAGCCATCGAGGAACAGGGGCTTTCCATTCCTGATGATATAGCTATAGTTGGATTTAGTGATGATGTAAGAGCAGAATTAATGTCTTGCCCCCTTACAACTGTCCAGCAACCGGCCTTCATGCTTGGAAAAAAAGCAGCAGAAAAACTGATTAAATCAATTGAGAGCGATGACGAACCTATAGAAAATATAGAGCTGCACACGAATTTGAAAATTCGCTCATCATGTGGAAGCCATGAAAATACTTAA
- a CDS encoding glycoside hydrolase family 2 TIM barrel-domain containing protein: protein MSQSISRVFIYLFFLVGFIYGCNQSREIETVQTHFDFNTEWEFVKDMDTTITDELFEQSESELEWEQTRLPHTANIEPLVIEDQQWQGDMFYRKFFEVDPEMKGKHITLKFEGAMHEADIYLNGEKVGYNAGGYLPFVVNITDHLKFDEENVLLVKLNNEDNSQIPPGKAIEVLDFNYYGGIYRDVYLAAKDLLRISDPIEADRVAGGGILVSYENVSDSEATVSVQTDIENGRTESANARLKYILQDADGNAVTSAEAEVKLESGSNRLQTEKMMVRNPNLWSPASPYLYTLTVQLFEREELIDSEQQRIGIRTFGFDDENQFVLNGERLYLRGTNRHQDYPYIGYALSNEAQYRDAYKIKEAGFNFIRIAHYPPDPAFLEAADELGLLFMDAIPGWQYYEDGLFAERALKDVRKMVRRDRNHPGIIFWEASLNESEMPEEFMDQAHQAVKEELPIEDNYTSGWADYAYDIFIPARQHSTPPEYWSGYSKDKPLFIAEYGDWEYYAQNAGFNQDAFEDLQEQERTSRQLRGDGQRRLAQQALNFQEAHNSNLKGNSFGDANWVMFDYNRGYAPDIESSGIWDIFRIPKFANYFYQSQAGPELEESNSEFYGPMAYIANYWSDPDFTEVRVYSNAEEVALLLNGEEIARKQPDINRVSTELNHPPFTFELDEFTPGTLKAEAYIDGEVVATDERITPQDPAKIEMSVDLSGKEIQSGVNDAVFIYANITDEDGTTVWDAENPVEFRLEGEGELIGHNPINAEAGIATILFRAGEVPGTVTIKAFSEGLEAGSIQLTIN from the coding sequence ATGAGTCAGTCGATATCCCGAGTTTTTATATATCTGTTTTTCTTGGTGGGATTCATTTACGGATGTAATCAGTCCCGGGAAATAGAAACCGTACAAACCCACTTCGATTTTAATACCGAATGGGAATTTGTGAAAGACATGGACACCACCATCACTGATGAGCTTTTTGAACAGTCTGAAAGTGAGTTGGAATGGGAGCAGACCCGGCTTCCCCACACGGCCAATATCGAACCGCTGGTGATTGAAGATCAGCAGTGGCAGGGCGATATGTTTTACCGAAAGTTTTTTGAGGTAGATCCTGAAATGAAAGGCAAGCACATCACCCTGAAATTTGAGGGAGCGATGCATGAAGCAGACATCTATTTGAATGGGGAAAAGGTTGGATACAACGCCGGGGGATATCTTCCATTCGTGGTAAATATCACGGACCACCTGAAGTTTGATGAAGAAAATGTGCTGCTGGTGAAATTGAATAATGAAGACAACAGTCAGATCCCTCCGGGCAAAGCCATCGAAGTGCTAGACTTTAATTATTACGGAGGGATTTATCGGGATGTGTACCTGGCAGCCAAAGATCTGCTGCGAATTTCCGATCCCATTGAAGCGGATCGTGTGGCAGGCGGCGGAATCTTGGTGTCTTACGAAAATGTATCAGACAGCGAAGCTACGGTTTCGGTTCAAACCGATATTGAAAACGGCCGGACCGAATCTGCCAATGCCCGATTGAAATATATTCTTCAGGATGCGGATGGAAATGCAGTGACCTCAGCAGAAGCAGAGGTTAAACTTGAGTCTGGATCAAACCGCCTTCAAACCGAAAAAATGATGGTACGGAACCCGAATCTTTGGTCGCCTGCTTCTCCTTATCTTTACACCCTCACGGTTCAGTTATTTGAAAGAGAAGAATTGATAGATAGTGAACAGCAGCGAATTGGAATTCGAACGTTCGGTTTTGACGATGAAAATCAGTTTGTGCTGAATGGTGAGCGTCTGTATTTGCGGGGAACGAACCGTCATCAGGATTATCCATACATTGGATATGCCCTTTCAAATGAGGCTCAATACCGGGATGCCTACAAGATTAAGGAAGCCGGATTTAATTTCATCCGCATTGCTCACTATCCGCCCGATCCCGCATTCCTGGAAGCGGCCGATGAACTGGGATTGTTGTTCATGGATGCCATCCCCGGCTGGCAGTATTATGAAGACGGGCTATTTGCAGAACGCGCCCTGAAGGATGTGCGTAAGATGGTCCGGCGCGACCGCAATCACCCCGGTATTATATTCTGGGAAGCATCGCTGAATGAATCCGAAATGCCGGAGGAGTTCATGGACCAGGCACATCAGGCTGTAAAGGAAGAACTTCCGATTGAAGATAATTACACCAGTGGCTGGGCTGATTATGCCTACGATATTTTTATCCCGGCGCGGCAGCATTCCACTCCGCCCGAGTATTGGAGTGGATATTCCAAGGACAAGCCCCTGTTCATTGCAGAGTATGGCGACTGGGAATATTATGCGCAAAATGCCGGCTTCAATCAGGATGCTTTTGAAGATCTTCAGGAACAAGAACGGACTTCCCGTCAATTGCGGGGTGACGGTCAACGCAGACTGGCACAGCAGGCTCTTAATTTTCAGGAAGCACATAATTCAAACCTGAAAGGCAATTCCTTTGGGGATGCCAACTGGGTGATGTTTGACTACAATCGTGGGTATGCTCCGGATATTGAATCGTCCGGAATTTGGGATATTTTTCGCATCCCGAAATTCGCGAACTATTTCTATCAAAGTCAGGCCGGGCCGGAGCTGGAAGAAAGTAACTCCGAGTTCTATGGCCCGATGGCATACATCGCCAATTATTGGTCTGACCCCGACTTTACCGAGGTCAGGGTTTACAGCAATGCCGAAGAAGTGGCGCTGCTTTTGAATGGAGAAGAAATTGCCCGTAAGCAGCCGGATATTAACCGTGTTTCCACTGAATTGAATCACCCTCCTTTTACATTTGAACTGGATGAATTCACACCGGGAACGTTAAAAGCAGAAGCCTACATCGATGGTGAAGTGGTAGCCACTGACGAACGCATCACTCCACAAGATCCCGCAAAAATAGAGATGAGCGTGGATCTGAGCGGCAAAGAAATTCAAAGTGGCGTGAATGATGCGGTATTTATTTATGCTAATATTACCGATGAAGATGGCACCACTGTTTGGGATGCGGAAAACCCGGTAGAATTTAGACTGGAAGGCGAAGGCGAGCTGATTGGCCATAACCCGATAAATGCCGAAGCAGGAATCGCAACCATTCTTTTCAGAGCCGGGGAAGTGCCCGGGACGGTAACCATTAAAGCCTTTTCAGAAGGACTTGAAGCCGGTTCCATCCAATTAACCATAAACTGA
- a CDS encoding TonB-dependent receptor, protein MLNRATAMAMFVLSFLLIGAMETATAQNNFNVSGVVVDADDGIPLPGVSILVQGTNRGTTTDVDGNYNLNVAEGDVLVFSYVGYITQEIPVDGNTEINVELKSQYIEGTELVVVGYGQQRRADITGAISTVTTEDIGDVTVTNFGDAIQGVVPGVNIRSTGAPGSEPSMEIRGLGNFTNNEPLFVIDGVPSRANRDFNVNDIESVQILKDASAAAIYGSRAANGVVLITTKSGQRGPLVIDYNATVGREWIPQFDLMGRDQWVDFNNRAYDEAGIPRQNHFDANTDWQDVTFQNGLRQEQNLTFSGGTDDSRYLLSLNYQTNDGTTIGSESERLGLRLNSSRNKGILEIGQNLAFTNFSVEELNTNPIADVTRMLPTIPVYDESNPGGFGYGDEARARTFGVNPVAREALEDGTTENQRVRGNLYANLDFMENLQYRFNYGINYNVHNFDFLRREGNWTLNQPYDPSRVAVQRGSNVSHLFENTIDYTQSYKETRGQILLGQSYQTFNNNREFAEGTNLAQVGDRYYSVLDAATQNDRVGGYITEGAILSYFGRVNLNHDDKYIAEFTIRWDGTSRFNEDNRWGNFPSVSGAWRISNEDFFDVSWVNDLKINASWGQLGSSNIGFYDYQGVLNINPQYVYGTDQEVRNGATQVQLVNEDLEWEVLTQTNVGFAATFLDGRFSTEMNYFISETDGVLTELPILMTTGNDGGNPFVNAASLKNKGFEADFTWRNYQDDRDFNYSVGMNVATVKNEIVELGDGQVEFLTWQTINQVGEPIGMYYLIKTDGLFQTQQEIDNHVNSNGDVIQPNAEPGDIRYLDADDDGQITGSDRQLAGNPWPDFDLGLSFNGNWKNLDFMVQGFGSFGFDIFNGPKSLMDRFDDNSNYRDGIQPWTPENPDTDFPRIIYGDQRNARGDTDRWLENGSFFKIKQITLGYTIPEQLFGAAVKKLRVSVTGRNLFTFTNYSGLDPEFSAPNIFRRTHDDFMYPSTRNVSFKLQLSL, encoded by the coding sequence ATGTTAAATAGAGCTACGGCAATGGCAATGTTCGTGCTGTCGTTTTTGCTGATTGGAGCAATGGAAACGGCAACTGCGCAGAATAATTTTAATGTATCCGGTGTTGTTGTTGATGCAGATGACGGAATCCCACTTCCGGGAGTTAGCATCTTAGTGCAGGGAACAAATCGGGGTACTACAACAGATGTGGATGGGAATTATAACCTTAATGTGGCTGAAGGCGATGTTCTCGTGTTTAGTTATGTTGGATATATAACCCAGGAAATTCCAGTTGATGGAAATACTGAAATCAATGTAGAGTTAAAATCTCAATACATTGAAGGTACAGAATTAGTTGTTGTGGGTTATGGTCAACAGCGTCGAGCTGATATTACCGGGGCTATTTCTACAGTAACTACTGAAGATATTGGTGATGTGACGGTGACAAATTTTGGGGATGCTATTCAAGGCGTGGTTCCCGGAGTGAATATTAGAAGTACCGGTGCCCCAGGTTCAGAGCCATCCATGGAGATAAGGGGGCTTGGCAACTTTACCAATAATGAGCCTTTGTTTGTTATTGACGGTGTGCCTTCTCGTGCAAACCGAGACTTTAATGTGAATGATATTGAATCAGTACAGATTCTGAAAGATGCTTCAGCTGCAGCAATTTATGGATCCAGGGCTGCAAATGGCGTTGTGTTAATTACAACGAAAAGCGGCCAAAGAGGTCCTCTTGTAATTGATTATAATGCCACTGTTGGCCGGGAATGGATTCCGCAGTTTGACCTTATGGGAAGAGATCAGTGGGTTGATTTTAATAACAGAGCCTATGATGAAGCTGGTATCCCACGGCAAAATCATTTTGATGCGAATACAGATTGGCAGGATGTGACCTTTCAAAACGGATTAAGACAAGAACAAAATCTTACCTTTTCAGGTGGGACTGATGACAGCCGGTATCTACTTTCATTAAACTACCAAACAAATGATGGGACAACTATTGGCAGCGAATCAGAAAGACTAGGCCTGCGGTTAAATTCATCCAGAAACAAAGGGATACTTGAAATAGGTCAAAATCTGGCTTTTACAAACTTCAGTGTAGAGGAACTTAATACAAACCCAATTGCTGATGTGACCCGGATGTTACCCACTATTCCGGTTTATGACGAATCTAATCCTGGGGGTTTTGGCTATGGTGATGAAGCGCGTGCGAGGACATTTGGTGTCAACCCGGTTGCAAGAGAAGCTCTTGAAGACGGAACGACAGAAAATCAACGTGTCAGAGGTAATCTATATGCAAATCTGGACTTTATGGAAAACCTGCAGTACAGATTTAATTACGGTATAAATTACAATGTACATAATTTTGATTTTCTTAGAAGAGAGGGCAATTGGACATTGAATCAGCCTTATGATCCTTCCAGGGTTGCCGTACAAAGAGGCAGCAATGTGTCGCACTTGTTTGAAAATACGATTGATTATACTCAGAGTTATAAAGAAACAAGGGGGCAGATATTACTGGGTCAATCCTATCAAACTTTTAATAACAACAGAGAATTTGCAGAAGGGACTAACCTGGCTCAAGTTGGAGACCGATATTATTCTGTATTGGATGCTGCTACACAAAATGACAGAGTAGGAGGTTACATTACTGAGGGTGCCATTCTATCTTATTTTGGTCGTGTTAACCTGAATCATGATGACAAATATATAGCTGAATTCACTATTCGTTGGGATGGTACTTCCAGGTTTAATGAAGATAACAGATGGGGCAACTTTCCTTCTGTATCGGGTGCATGGAGAATTAGCAATGAGGACTTCTTTGATGTGAGCTGGGTTAATGATTTGAAAATAAATGCCAGCTGGGGCCAATTAGGTAGTTCTAATATTGGTTTCTACGATTATCAGGGCGTTTTAAATATTAATCCACAATATGTTTATGGGACTGATCAGGAAGTCAGAAACGGTGCCACTCAAGTTCAGCTTGTAAACGAAGATTTAGAATGGGAAGTACTTACACAAACAAACGTTGGATTTGCAGCAACTTTCCTGGACGGAAGGTTTTCAACAGAAATGAACTATTTTATTTCTGAGACTGATGGAGTGTTGACTGAACTGCCAATTCTAATGACTACAGGAAACGATGGCGGTAATCCCTTTGTGAATGCTGCAAGCTTGAAAAATAAAGGCTTTGAGGCAGACTTTACCTGGAGAAATTATCAGGATGATAGAGATTTCAATTATTCAGTTGGGATGAATGTAGCTACGGTCAAAAATGAAATTGTGGAACTTGGAGATGGACAGGTTGAGTTTTTAACCTGGCAAACCATCAATCAAGTAGGCGAGCCGATCGGCATGTATTACTTAATTAAAACAGACGGATTATTTCAAACTCAGCAGGAAATTGATAATCACGTAAACAGTAATGGTGATGTCATTCAGCCAAATGCTGAGCCTGGAGACATTCGCTATTTAGATGCTGACGATGACGGACAGATTACCGGAAGCGATCGTCAACTTGCAGGCAACCCGTGGCCGGATTTCGACCTTGGCTTAAGTTTCAATGGAAACTGGAAGAACTTAGACTTTATGGTACAGGGGTTCGGTTCTTTTGGGTTTGATATCTTCAACGGTCCGAAAAGTTTAATGGACAGGTTTGATGATAACTCAAATTATCGAGACGGAATTCAGCCTTGGACGCCGGAAAATCCAGACACAGATTTCCCCAGAATAATTTATGGAGATCAAAGAAATGCCAGAGGAGACACTGACAGATGGTTGGAAAATGGTTCTTTCTTCAAAATTAAGCAGATTACATTGGGTTATACCATTCCCGAGCAACTATTTGGAGCTGCCGTTAAAAAGTTAAGAGTATCTGTAACAGGCAGAAACTTGTTCACATTTACTAACTACAGCGGGCTGGATCCTGAGTTCAGCGCTCCAAATATCTTTAGAAGAACACATGACGATTTCATGTATCCAAGTACAAGAAATGTGTCATTCAAATTACAACTGTCACTATAA
- a CDS encoding glycosyl hydrolase 53 family protein: MKFKTTIFVLAVSIGFSNAFAQESNSEAFHLNYAVGADMSFLKMAEDNGTEFKDEGVVKPGLDIFRDHGYDWIRLRLFHTPDRLPNDLEYTIELAQEARERGMKFLLDYHYADSWADPQKQPLPAAWEGLDYETLRDSVYEYTKKTIEAFRKAGVMPEMVQIGNEIRNGMMWPTGKLPDNWDAFAGLLKAGIDGVDAGRGQEMRPLIMVHYDNGADAKGNRQFYDKIESYGIPFDFIGLSYYPWWHGNLLELRENLLSLMQHYDQDIILVETAYNWRPSEYTEEGKLAPWPETPEGQKDFLESVHETLININSTRIKGIFWWEPAVTGGLRSRGYFDDEGNALPVINVFDKYKRQ, translated from the coding sequence ATGAAGTTCAAAACAACTATTTTTGTGTTAGCCGTGAGTATTGGTTTTTCAAATGCATTTGCCCAGGAATCAAATTCTGAAGCTTTTCATTTGAATTATGCCGTTGGAGCCGATATGTCATTTTTAAAAATGGCCGAAGATAACGGAACGGAATTCAAAGATGAGGGAGTCGTAAAACCCGGTCTCGATATATTTCGGGATCATGGATATGACTGGATTCGTCTTCGCCTCTTCCATACCCCCGACCGGCTTCCCAATGACCTGGAATATACGATCGAGCTGGCACAGGAAGCCCGGGAACGAGGGATGAAATTCCTCCTCGACTATCATTATGCCGACAGTTGGGCCGATCCTCAGAAACAGCCACTGCCTGCAGCATGGGAGGGATTGGATTATGAAACCCTGCGTGATTCCGTCTATGAATACACAAAAAAAACCATCGAAGCTTTTCGGAAGGCAGGGGTGATGCCGGAGATGGTGCAGATCGGGAATGAGATCCGAAATGGCATGATGTGGCCCACCGGAAAACTCCCCGATAACTGGGATGCTTTTGCCGGATTGCTGAAAGCCGGGATCGACGGAGTGGATGCAGGGCGCGGACAGGAAATGCGTCCTCTTATCATGGTGCATTATGATAACGGAGCCGATGCAAAAGGGAACCGTCAGTTTTATGATAAGATCGAGTCCTATGGTATTCCTTTTGATTTTATTGGACTCTCCTACTATCCGTGGTGGCATGGAAATTTACTGGAACTCCGGGAAAATTTACTTTCCCTGATGCAGCATTACGATCAGGATATCATTTTGGTAGAAACAGCCTATAACTGGCGACCTTCTGAATATACTGAGGAGGGTAAATTAGCCCCCTGGCCCGAAACCCCGGAAGGACAGAAAGACTTTCTGGAATCGGTTCATGAAACCCTGATCAATATCAACAGCACACGAATAAAAGGAATTTTCTGGTGGGAGCCGGCTGTTACCGGAGGACTTCGCTCAAGGGGTTATTTTGATGATGAAGGAAATGCCTTACCGGTGATTAATGTTTTTGATAAATATAAAAGGCAGTAA
- a CDS encoding sugar-binding domain-containing protein: MLKIKSLVATTLLFFLLMVPLSIQSQNISWEPAENPLMTRWAEDINPEQPLAEYPRPQMARPEWKNLNGLWKYAVAPALDDKPESWEGEILVPFGIESALSGVKRRVGPDNKLWYQRSFTVSEAWADKRVALHFGAVDWRAEVWVNGKKVGSHDGGYTGFSLDISEVLKGEGEQTITVAVWDPTDEGFQPRGKQVRSPESIWYTPTTGIWQTVWLEPLPNVAIEDVKTTPDIDEEYLSLTVIGNKKESDFIVKAAAFDNGRKVGEVKGALGENLRLPVEGMKLWSPDSPFLYDLKISLHKNGKKIDKVESYFGMREVRIDKAEDGFVRLFLNDEPLFHYGLLDQGFWPDGIYTAPTDEALKYDIQVTKDLGFNMIRKHVKVEPARWYYWADKIGVLVWQDMPNGDRHIVPGEDDIDRVAQSDYNFKKEYKELIEQFYNHPSIVTWVPFNEGWGQFQTKKIAELTQKLDPSRLVNVVSGWQDRGVSDMHDIHSYPGPDMPEPEEDRAAILGEFGGEALVVEGNLWVQDFSKAPSHYETSQSKEELFQTYEDLLIKLIELRDKGLAGAVYTQTTDVESEVNGIMTYDREIVKFEYDFLRELHRRLLNK, from the coding sequence ATGCTTAAAATAAAATCGCTTGTTGCAACTACCCTGTTATTCTTCTTGTTAATGGTTCCTCTGTCTATACAGTCACAAAATATAAGTTGGGAGCCTGCTGAAAATCCGCTTATGACAAGATGGGCAGAAGATATTAATCCGGAGCAGCCACTGGCAGAGTATCCTCGCCCTCAAATGGCAAGGCCGGAATGGAAAAACCTTAACGGGTTATGGAAGTATGCTGTGGCGCCGGCATTGGATGATAAGCCGGAAAGCTGGGAGGGAGAAATATTGGTCCCATTTGGCATTGAATCAGCACTATCGGGTGTAAAGAGACGGGTAGGCCCGGATAATAAACTTTGGTATCAAAGGTCATTTACAGTTTCGGAAGCTTGGGCTGATAAGCGAGTTGCGTTACATTTCGGCGCGGTAGACTGGCGGGCAGAAGTTTGGGTGAATGGTAAAAAAGTCGGAAGCCATGATGGTGGTTATACCGGGTTTTCGTTAGACATTTCTGAGGTTCTGAAAGGTGAAGGAGAGCAAACAATTACCGTAGCGGTTTGGGACCCTACAGATGAGGGGTTCCAGCCGAGGGGCAAGCAGGTTCGCTCCCCGGAAAGTATATGGTACACTCCCACCACAGGTATTTGGCAAACGGTATGGCTTGAACCGCTTCCAAATGTTGCGATTGAGGATGTGAAGACGACCCCTGATATAGATGAGGAGTATTTAAGCCTTACTGTAATAGGAAATAAAAAAGAAAGCGATTTTATCGTTAAAGCTGCCGCCTTCGATAATGGAAGAAAAGTTGGAGAGGTGAAGGGGGCTCTTGGAGAAAATCTAAGGCTACCAGTGGAAGGCATGAAGCTTTGGTCGCCGGACAGTCCTTTTTTATATGATCTGAAAATATCACTTCATAAAAATGGAAAAAAGATTGATAAAGTTGAAAGCTACTTTGGCATGAGAGAAGTTCGAATTGATAAAGCAGAGGATGGGTTTGTGCGTTTGTTTTTAAATGATGAGCCATTGTTTCATTATGGACTGCTTGATCAGGGTTTTTGGCCGGATGGAATTTACACAGCTCCAACAGATGAAGCTCTTAAATACGACATCCAGGTTACTAAAGATCTTGGGTTCAACATGATTCGGAAGCATGTCAAAGTGGAACCGGCAAGATGGTATTATTGGGCTGATAAAATAGGCGTTTTAGTATGGCAAGATATGCCAAATGGAGACCGGCATATAGTACCGGGCGAAGATGATATTGACCGTGTGGCTCAATCAGATTACAATTTCAAAAAAGAATACAAGGAATTGATTGAACAGTTTTATAATCACCCTTCAATTGTTACATGGGTTCCATTTAATGAAGGTTGGGGGCAATTTCAGACAAAGAAGATCGCAGAGCTTACTCAAAAGTTAGACCCTAGTCGGTTGGTTAATGTAGTAAGTGGATGGCAAGATCGAGGGGTAAGTGATATGCATGATATTCACAGCTATCCGGGTCCTGATATGCCGGAACCGGAAGAAGATCGAGCCGCAATTCTCGGTGAATTTGGAGGAGAGGCACTTGTAGTAGAGGGAAATTTGTGGGTTCAGGATTTCTCAAAAGCCCCCAGCCACTATGAAACATCTCAATCTAAAGAAGAACTGTTTCAAACTTATGAAGATTTGCTCATTAAGCTGATTGAGCTTCGAGATAAAGGTTTGGCCGGTGCTGTATATACACAAACAACCGATGTAGAATCAGAAGTAAATGGTATTATGACCTATGATCGGGAAATCGTAAAATTTGAGTATGATTTCCTAAGGGAACTGCATCGAAGGTTGTTGAACAAATAA